From the genome of Geothrix sp. 21YS21S-4, one region includes:
- the hisS gene encoding histidine--tRNA ligase, translated as MAQSVKGMRDLFGAELRWFQHIEDTARRVFARHGYGEIRTPILEELEVFKRSVGESSDIVNKEMYEFTDKGGRQVVMRPENTAGVVRAAIQHKLLASSDPVLFYYIGQQFRYERMQTGRYRQFWQIGAESFGVATPESEAESLLLLHSFLKELGLKRMVFSINSVGTPESRPAFHAAFRAFFAERADRFCADCHRRIETNPLRVLDCKNEACQAALEGHPVITDHLDEASAKHHVRLKALLTELEIPFEENPRLVRGLDYYTRTAFELLSSDLGAQSALLGGGRYDGLVKQLGGPEVPAFGWAIGLDRLAMVLQQVRGEAPHAVPALLIPLGERAATEALKLARRLWDAGAAVQLETRGGALKKAMATANRTGVQTVLILGDGELEAGTVTVKHMATGEQESWPADEVAARLAKS; from the coding sequence ATGGCCCAATCGGTAAAAGGCATGCGGGATCTGTTCGGAGCGGAGCTGCGCTGGTTCCAGCATATCGAAGATACCGCCCGCCGCGTGTTCGCCCGCCACGGCTACGGCGAGATCCGCACGCCGATCCTCGAAGAGCTGGAGGTCTTCAAGCGCAGCGTCGGCGAAAGCTCCGACATCGTGAACAAGGAGATGTACGAGTTCACGGACAAGGGCGGCCGGCAGGTGGTGATGCGCCCGGAGAACACCGCGGGCGTGGTCCGCGCGGCCATCCAGCACAAGCTCCTGGCCTCCAGCGATCCGGTCCTGTTCTATTACATCGGCCAGCAGTTCCGCTACGAGCGCATGCAGACGGGCCGCTACCGCCAGTTCTGGCAGATCGGGGCCGAGAGCTTCGGCGTCGCCACGCCCGAGAGCGAAGCGGAGAGCCTGCTGCTGCTCCACAGCTTCCTGAAGGAACTGGGCCTCAAGCGGATGGTCTTCTCCATCAACAGCGTGGGCACGCCGGAGTCGCGGCCCGCCTTCCACGCGGCGTTCCGCGCCTTCTTCGCCGAGCGGGCGGACCGCTTCTGCGCCGATTGCCACCGGCGCATCGAGACCAATCCGCTGCGCGTCCTGGATTGCAAGAACGAGGCGTGCCAGGCGGCGCTGGAAGGCCACCCCGTCATCACGGACCACTTGGACGAGGCCTCCGCGAAGCACCACGTGCGCCTCAAGGCTTTGCTGACAGAGCTGGAGATTCCCTTCGAGGAGAACCCGCGCCTGGTGCGCGGACTGGACTACTACACCCGGACGGCCTTCGAGCTGCTCAGCTCCGACCTCGGCGCCCAGAGCGCCCTGCTGGGCGGCGGGCGCTACGACGGGCTGGTGAAGCAGCTGGGCGGCCCCGAGGTTCCCGCCTTCGGCTGGGCCATCGGCCTGGACCGGCTGGCGATGGTCCTCCAGCAGGTGCGCGGCGAGGCGCCCCACGCCGTTCCCGCCCTGCTGATCCCCCTGGGGGAACGCGCGGCGACCGAGGCCCTGAAACTGGCGCGCCGGCTGTGGGACGCGGGTGCGGCGGTGCAGTTGGAGACCCGCGGCGGGGCGCTGAAGAAGGCGATGGCCACTGCCAACCGCACCGGCGTCCAGACGGTGCTCATCCTGGGCGACGGCGAGCTGGAGGCCGGAACGGTCACCGTGAAGCACATGGCCACGGGCGAGCAGGAGAGCTGGCCGGCGGATGAAGTGGCGGCGCGACTGGCCAAATCCTGA
- a CDS encoding N-acetylmuramoyl-L-alanine amidase, giving the protein MIRLPSLLLATFSLLSGGPSPKSAAVPARLKVMVDPGHGGDDGGARGPKGLKEKAAALDIGKAVAARLEAAGFEALLTRDDDTFIPLWERARVANVRGADLFISLHLNAARARSARGSEVYFLSLGKGDDDGLAAAENAGAGPEPGPDSVVASILEDLAQKAFLQDSERLAVAVQGELNRLAGIKERGVKQAPFIVLRGAAMPAVLVEVAFISNPREEAKLKDPAFRAKVADAVTRGVRAYFGQVNGTARRTVGGPQGALAAPVTPSEPSRRR; this is encoded by the coding sequence ATGATCCGACTCCCGAGCCTTCTGCTCGCCACCTTCAGCCTACTGTCTGGCGGCCCCAGCCCCAAATCCGCCGCGGTTCCCGCGCGGCTGAAGGTGATGGTGGATCCGGGCCACGGGGGCGACGACGGAGGCGCGCGGGGACCGAAGGGACTGAAGGAGAAGGCCGCGGCCCTGGACATCGGGAAGGCCGTGGCCGCCCGGCTGGAGGCCGCCGGTTTCGAGGCGCTCCTCACCCGCGACGACGACACCTTCATTCCCCTGTGGGAGCGCGCCCGCGTGGCCAACGTGCGCGGCGCGGACCTGTTCATCAGCCTCCACCTGAACGCCGCCCGCGCCCGCTCCGCCCGGGGCTCCGAGGTCTACTTCCTGAGCCTGGGCAAGGGCGACGATGACGGCCTGGCCGCCGCGGAGAACGCCGGTGCCGGTCCCGAGCCGGGCCCCGACAGCGTGGTCGCCAGCATCCTGGAGGACCTCGCTCAGAAGGCGTTTCTCCAGGATTCCGAGCGCCTGGCCGTGGCGGTCCAGGGCGAGCTCAACCGCCTCGCGGGCATCAAGGAGCGCGGCGTGAAGCAGGCCCCCTTCATCGTCCTGCGCGGCGCCGCCATGCCCGCCGTCCTGGTGGAAGTCGCCTTCATCTCCAACCCCCGCGAAGAAGCGAAGCTGAAGGACCCCGCCTTCCGCGCCAAAGTCGCCGACGCCGTCACCCGCGGCGTCCGTGCCTACTTCGGGCAGGTCAACGGCACGGCGAGGCGGACCGTAGGCGGACCTCAGGGAGCGCTCGCGGCGCCGGTCACACCGTCGGAACCGTCCCGCCGTCGATGA